In Montipora foliosa isolate CH-2021 chromosome 13, ASM3666993v2, whole genome shotgun sequence, one DNA window encodes the following:
- the LOC137981885 gene encoding cullin-3-like, translated as MQFPGSIRIAELNATFPPSKKEGGPLEIRRHIFQVSTHQMCLLMLFNRQERWTYEEVSQHTEIPERDLNRALQSLAFGKPTQRVLTKDPKGKDISPTDMFSVNEQFTSKFHRVKIQTVLAKGEMEPERKETRNKVDEDRKHEIEAAIVRIMKARKKRPHNLLVAEVTEQLKARFMPSPQVIKKRIEGLIEREYLARTPEDRKVYVYVA; from the exons ATGCAGTTTCCAG GTTCTATCA gAATTGCGGAGCTAAATGCCACGTTTCCACCTTCTAAAAAA GAGGGCGGCCCTTTAGAAATCCGTCGCCACATCTTTCAAGTATCAACACATCAGATGTGTTTGTTGATGCTTTTTAACCGTCAAGAGAGATGGACCTATGAG GAAGTAAGTCAGCATACCGAAATCCCGGAAAGAGATTTAAATCGAGCCTTACAGTCGCTTGCTTTTGGAAAACCTACTCAAAGGGTTCTCACAAAAGATCCTAAAGGAAAAGATATAT CACCAACGGATATGTTTTCCGTGAATGAACAGTTTACATCCAAGTTTCACAGAGTTAAGATTCAAACCG TGCTTGCGAAAGGTGAAATGGAGCCCGAACGAAAGGAAACCAGGAATAAAGTCGACGAGGACAGAAAACACGA GATCGAGGCAGCGATTGTGAGAATAATGAAGGCTCGAAAGAAAAGACCGCACAATCTCTTAGTTGCTGAG GTAACGGAACAACTGAAAGCTCGATTTATGCCCAGCCCTCAAGTTATAAAGAAGAGAATTGAAGGTTTGATCGAGAGAGAATATTTAGCCAGGACGCCTGAAGACAG GAAAGTGTACGTGTACGTTGCTTGA